A DNA window from Longimicrobium sp. contains the following coding sequences:
- a CDS encoding VanW family protein has protein sequence MEAPALPLSPASRGPALPRASAAPHSRAGALAFRAKAALFQLRRAAGDLRAGPRRHPRSAALEDAPVLAESVAPLWTEDDAAELPLVAGKVHNLRLALRRLDGVEVPAGAVFGFWAQVGRATRLRGFVAGRELREGCLVPSVGGGLCQLSGALYDAALQAGCEIVERHAHSRAVPGSWAELGRDATVFWNYVDLRFRAPHPFRVEARMDAGTLTVRLRGPRPAGRAAPAGAPGRARALRVLGAGPRSCASCGEDGCFRHLEAPPEPVGRAAHLVDEWWPELDGWLADVRRPGDVLGVPLDGRRLGKPAYAWTTDGAARVRQGWRVALARAWRSRRLAAQGAARQRALLAAAAALAESYAPLLRHDVTHVVAAQGLLPFLWRAGHLGGRTFDVLMTAPPLGELHARLDAAARLHPGSPTLADFRADAALVRDEAEALAHARRIVTPHRDVAALFPGRAEVLEWARPAAFAPRPNPGPRPRIVFPGPTAGRKGAYELRSALAGVDAELVAMGSRLEGPGFWDGVRLAAPEGHWLDGADLVVLPAFVENRPRRLLEALAGGVPVVATPACGLGPAEGLTLVPAGNADALRDAIAAVLAARGV, from the coding sequence ATGGAAGCCCCGGCCCTCCCGCTTTCTCCCGCTTCCCGCGGCCCCGCCCTCCCCCGCGCGTCCGCGGCCCCGCACTCGCGCGCGGGCGCGCTCGCCTTCCGCGCGAAGGCGGCGCTCTTCCAGCTCCGCCGGGCGGCGGGCGACCTGCGGGCGGGGCCCAGGCGCCATCCGCGCTCCGCCGCCCTGGAGGACGCGCCCGTGCTGGCCGAGTCGGTGGCCCCGCTCTGGACGGAGGACGACGCGGCGGAGCTGCCGCTGGTGGCGGGGAAGGTGCACAACCTCCGCCTGGCGCTGCGCCGGCTCGACGGCGTGGAGGTGCCGGCGGGCGCGGTGTTCGGCTTCTGGGCGCAGGTGGGCCGGGCCACGCGGCTGCGGGGCTTCGTGGCGGGGCGCGAGCTGCGCGAGGGGTGCCTGGTCCCCTCGGTGGGCGGCGGGCTCTGCCAGCTCTCGGGCGCGCTGTACGACGCCGCGCTCCAGGCCGGGTGCGAGATCGTGGAGCGGCACGCGCACAGCCGCGCGGTCCCCGGCTCGTGGGCGGAGCTCGGGCGCGACGCCACCGTCTTCTGGAACTACGTGGACCTGCGCTTCCGCGCGCCGCACCCCTTCCGCGTGGAGGCGCGCATGGACGCGGGCACGCTCACGGTGCGCCTGCGCGGCCCGCGCCCCGCCGGGCGGGCGGCCCCGGCCGGGGCGCCCGGGCGGGCGCGCGCGCTGCGGGTGCTGGGCGCGGGGCCGCGCAGCTGCGCCAGTTGCGGCGAGGACGGGTGCTTCCGCCACCTGGAGGCGCCGCCGGAGCCGGTGGGGCGCGCGGCGCACCTGGTGGACGAGTGGTGGCCGGAGCTCGACGGCTGGCTGGCGGACGTGCGCCGCCCGGGCGACGTGCTGGGGGTCCCGCTCGACGGGCGGCGGCTGGGGAAGCCGGCGTACGCCTGGACGACGGACGGCGCCGCGCGCGTGCGGCAGGGCTGGCGGGTGGCGCTCGCGCGCGCATGGCGGTCGCGGCGGCTGGCGGCGCAGGGGGCGGCGCGGCAGCGCGCGCTCCTGGCCGCGGCGGCGGCGCTGGCGGAGAGCTACGCGCCGCTCCTGCGCCACGACGTGACGCACGTGGTGGCGGCGCAGGGTCTCCTCCCCTTCCTGTGGCGCGCCGGGCACCTGGGCGGGCGCACCTTCGACGTGCTGATGACGGCGCCGCCGCTGGGCGAGCTGCACGCCCGGCTGGACGCGGCGGCCCGGCTGCACCCCGGGAGCCCCACCCTGGCCGACTTCCGCGCCGACGCTGCCCTGGTGCGCGACGAGGCCGAGGCGCTGGCCCACGCGCGGCGGATCGTCACGCCGCACCGCGACGTCGCCGCGCTCTTCCCCGGCCGGGCCGAGGTGCTGGAGTGGGCGCGCCCGGCCGCCTTCGCGCCCCGGCCGAACCCGGGCCCGCGCCCGCGGATCGTCTTCCCCGGCCCCACGGCGGGGCGCAAAGGGGCATACGAGCTGCGCTCGGCGCTGGCCGGTGTGGACGCGGAGCTGGTGGCGATGGGGTCGCGGCTGGAGGGGCCCGGCTTCTGGGACGGCGTGCGCCTGGCCGCGCCGGAGGGGCACTGGCTCGACGGGGCGGACCTGGTGGTGCTCCCCGCGTTCGTGGAGAACCGGCCGCGCCGGCTGCTCGAGGCGCTCGCGGGCGGCGTCCCCGTGGTCGCCACGCCTGCCTGCGGCCTGGGCCCGGCGGAGGGGCTCACCCTCGTCCCCGCCGGCAACGCCGACGCCCTCCGCGACGCGATCGCGGCCGTGCTCGCCGCGCGCGGCGTGTGA
- a CDS encoding carbon starvation CstA family protein: MPKPLPKPLQHVVWAAVAVLGAVALGLIALHRGETINAAWLVIAAVCTYAVAYRFYAKFLARRVLELDDRRATPAERLDNHVDFVPTHRYVLFGHHFAAIAGAGPLVGPVLAAQFGYLPGTLWLIIGVVLAGAVQDFVILFASMRRDGKSLGQMAREEINHVAGFTAMVAVLAIMGILLAVLALIVVNALRHSPWGLFTIACTIPIALLMGAWMHRIRPGKVGEASAIGVVLVLIATVAGRWVAESPALAGLFTVEGTTLVWLMMAYGFVASVLPVWVLLCPRDYLSTFLKIGTIVLLAAAILVALPEIRMPALTRFVDGTGPVFAGKLFPFAFITVACGAISGFHALVASGTTPKMLTRESDARMVGYGGMLMESFVGVMAMVAAGILDPGVYFAINAPAGVVGPTLDQAVRTIATWGFVVSPEQMQALAASVGEQTLLARTGGAPSLAVGMSQIFSGVFGGSALAAVWYHFAIMFEALFILTTIDTGTRVGRFMLQEILGHVWKPLGRTSWYPSIVASSALIVAFWGYFLYQGVVDPLGGINSLWPLFGISNQLLAAVALCVGTTVIIKMGKARFAWVTLLPLVWLGAVTFTAGWQKVFSPEPRLGFLAHARMIEERLAAGALPAGAKTIADAQRMLFNDRLDAGVALVFMAVVVLVLAVSVREWVMILSRRKPAVMREAPFVPSALGIAGD, translated from the coding sequence ATGCCCAAGCCGTTGCCGAAGCCGCTCCAGCACGTGGTCTGGGCCGCCGTCGCCGTCCTCGGGGCGGTGGCGCTCGGCCTGATCGCCCTGCACCGCGGCGAGACGATCAACGCCGCCTGGCTGGTGATCGCCGCCGTGTGCACCTACGCGGTCGCCTACCGCTTCTATGCGAAGTTCCTCGCCCGGCGCGTGCTGGAGCTCGACGACCGCCGCGCCACCCCGGCCGAGCGGCTCGACAACCACGTCGACTTCGTGCCGACCCACCGGTACGTGCTCTTCGGCCACCACTTCGCGGCCATCGCCGGGGCCGGCCCGCTCGTCGGACCGGTCCTCGCCGCGCAGTTCGGCTACCTGCCGGGGACGCTCTGGCTGATCATCGGCGTGGTGCTGGCGGGGGCGGTGCAGGACTTCGTGATTCTCTTCGCCTCGATGCGGCGCGACGGCAAGAGCCTGGGGCAGATGGCGCGCGAGGAGATCAACCACGTGGCCGGCTTCACCGCCATGGTGGCCGTGCTCGCCATCATGGGGATCCTGCTGGCGGTGCTCGCGCTCATCGTGGTGAACGCGCTCCGCCACTCGCCCTGGGGCCTCTTCACCATCGCCTGCACCATCCCGATCGCGCTGCTGATGGGCGCGTGGATGCACCGGATCCGGCCCGGGAAGGTGGGCGAGGCGTCGGCGATCGGCGTGGTGCTCGTGCTGATCGCGACGGTGGCGGGGCGCTGGGTGGCCGAGTCGCCGGCGCTGGCGGGCCTGTTCACGGTGGAGGGGACCACGCTGGTGTGGCTGATGATGGCCTACGGCTTCGTGGCCTCGGTGCTCCCGGTGTGGGTGCTCCTCTGCCCGCGCGACTACCTGTCGACGTTCCTGAAGATCGGCACCATCGTGCTGCTGGCCGCGGCGATCCTGGTGGCGCTGCCGGAGATCCGCATGCCGGCGCTCACGCGCTTCGTGGACGGCACCGGGCCGGTGTTCGCGGGCAAGCTCTTCCCCTTCGCCTTCATCACGGTGGCGTGCGGCGCCATCAGCGGCTTCCACGCGCTGGTGGCCTCGGGGACCACGCCCAAGATGCTCACCCGCGAGAGCGACGCGCGGATGGTGGGCTACGGCGGGATGCTGATGGAGAGCTTCGTGGGGGTGATGGCGATGGTGGCGGCCGGCATCCTGGACCCCGGCGTCTACTTCGCCATCAACGCGCCGGCCGGGGTGGTGGGCCCCACGCTCGACCAGGCGGTCCGCACCATCGCCACCTGGGGCTTCGTGGTCTCGCCCGAGCAGATGCAGGCGCTGGCCGCCTCGGTGGGCGAGCAGACGCTCCTGGCGCGCACGGGCGGGGCGCCGTCGCTGGCGGTGGGGATGTCGCAGATCTTCTCGGGGGTCTTCGGCGGGAGCGCGCTGGCGGCGGTGTGGTACCACTTCGCCATCATGTTCGAGGCGCTCTTCATCCTGACCACGATCGACACGGGCACGCGCGTCGGCCGCTTCATGCTGCAGGAGATCCTGGGGCACGTCTGGAAGCCGCTGGGGCGCACCAGCTGGTACCCGTCGATCGTGGCCTCCAGCGCGCTGATCGTGGCGTTCTGGGGGTACTTCCTCTACCAGGGCGTGGTGGACCCGCTGGGCGGGATCAACTCGCTCTGGCCGCTCTTCGGCATCTCCAACCAGCTGCTGGCGGCCGTCGCCCTCTGCGTGGGGACGACGGTGATCATCAAGATGGGGAAGGCGCGCTTCGCCTGGGTGACGCTGCTGCCGCTCGTCTGGCTGGGCGCGGTGACCTTCACGGCCGGGTGGCAGAAGGTGTTCTCGCCCGAGCCCAGGCTGGGCTTCCTGGCCCACGCGCGGATGATCGAGGAGCGCCTCGCCGCGGGCGCGCTCCCCGCGGGGGCGAAGACGATCGCCGACGCGCAGCGGATGCTCTTCAACGACCGGCTGGACGCGGGCGTGGCGCTCGTCTTCATGGCGGTGGTGGTGCTGGTGCTGGCCGTCTCGGTCCGCGAGTGGGTGATGATCCTCTCGCGCCGCAAGCCGGCGGTGATGCGCGAGGCGCCCTTCGTCCCCAGCGCGCTGGGGATCGCGGGGGACTGA